The Tumebacillus amylolyticus genome window below encodes:
- a CDS encoding AMP-dependent synthetase/ligase produces the protein MSNLLSLVHHSVEKYPDHTALMWKQNGTYQTLNYRAFWDRIQGVAHALQELGVKPGSKVAILSNNCPAWTIADIGIMMCGGVTTPIYPTSTAAQIEYILQNADVEAVLVETDALGERVRSVATEALHSIIVFHPTATPEHPGMLTFDAVLQRGLQLLGKKGPQTEWKSISDEELATIVHTSGTTGNPKGVMLTHGNLFANVDGCREYLPTFPTDVALSYLPLSHIFERTCGQFTMLTNGATFAYCEGLPHITTNLMEVKPTVMTSVPRLFEKIYDGVMNTVREGSKGKQRIFRLAMKVGKQQITAPTFSSKLLHPLLDKLVFKTIRDRMGGNIRLLVSGGAALSPTVGEFLKIAGLDVCEGYGLTETSPVIATNPVTDLRIGTVGKPLSNLDVKIGSDGEVLAKGPSVMIGYYKNPEATREVFTEDGYFMTGDIGEFVDGYLRIVERKKNIIVLATGKNVAPFPIESAITRSPYISQAILIGDKRKYVSALLVPDFINLEKFAAENSLNLPTVQLIEHPAVKALFENELKTQLIDFANFERPKKFSILPAELTLESGELTPSLKVRMHVLQQRYAREIAAMYEETPEVAAI, from the coding sequence ATGTCGAACCTGCTCTCTCTCGTCCACCACTCGGTCGAGAAATACCCCGATCATACCGCCTTGATGTGGAAACAAAACGGAACGTACCAAACGCTGAACTATCGCGCCTTCTGGGATCGCATCCAAGGAGTTGCCCACGCCTTGCAAGAGCTCGGCGTCAAACCCGGCAGCAAAGTTGCGATCCTGTCGAACAACTGTCCGGCTTGGACGATCGCCGACATCGGGATCATGATGTGCGGAGGAGTCACCACTCCGATCTACCCGACCAGCACCGCAGCGCAAATTGAGTACATCTTGCAGAATGCCGACGTGGAAGCCGTCCTCGTGGAAACGGACGCCTTGGGAGAACGAGTTCGCTCGGTCGCAACGGAAGCTCTGCACTCGATCATCGTGTTCCATCCGACCGCCACGCCGGAACATCCGGGGATGCTGACATTTGACGCGGTGCTTCAACGCGGCCTGCAATTGCTGGGCAAAAAAGGCCCGCAGACCGAATGGAAGTCGATCTCCGACGAAGAGCTCGCGACGATCGTCCACACGTCCGGCACGACCGGCAATCCCAAGGGCGTGATGCTCACGCACGGCAACTTGTTCGCCAACGTCGACGGATGCCGCGAATATCTGCCGACGTTCCCGACCGACGTTGCGTTGTCCTACTTGCCGCTTTCGCATATCTTCGAGCGGACGTGCGGGCAGTTTACGATGCTGACCAACGGCGCAACGTTCGCGTATTGCGAAGGACTTCCGCACATCACCACCAACTTGATGGAAGTGAAGCCGACCGTCATGACCTCGGTGCCGCGCTTGTTTGAAAAAATCTACGACGGCGTCATGAACACCGTGCGCGAAGGGTCGAAGGGCAAGCAAAGAATTTTCCGCCTCGCGATGAAAGTCGGCAAGCAACAGATTACCGCTCCGACCTTCTCGTCGAAACTTTTGCATCCGTTGCTCGACAAACTGGTGTTCAAAACGATCCGTGATCGCATGGGCGGCAACATCCGCTTGCTCGTCTCGGGCGGTGCAGCTCTGTCTCCCACGGTCGGTGAATTCCTGAAAATCGCCGGACTCGACGTCTGCGAAGGCTACGGTCTGACGGAAACCTCGCCTGTCATCGCGACCAATCCGGTCACCGACTTGCGCATCGGAACTGTCGGCAAACCGCTGTCCAACCTCGATGTGAAGATCGGCTCCGACGGCGAAGTGCTCGCCAAAGGTCCGTCCGTGATGATCGGCTACTACAAAAACCCGGAAGCAACCCGAGAAGTGTTCACCGAGGACGGCTACTTCATGACGGGCGACATCGGCGAATTCGTGGACGGCTACCTGCGCATCGTCGAGCGCAAGAAAAACATCATCGTCCTCGCCACCGGCAAAAACGTCGCTCCGTTCCCGATTGAATCGGCGATCACGCGCTCGCCGTACATCTCGCAAGCGATTCTGATCGGCGACAAACGCAAGTACGTGTCCGCCCTGCTCGTGCCGGACTTTATCAATCTCGAAAAGTTTGCGGCGGAGAATTCTCTGAACCTACCAACCGTTCAGTTGATTGAACATCCCGCGGTGAAAGCGCTTTTTGAAAACGAACTCAAAACGCAACTGATCGACTTCGCCAACTTCGAACGCCCGAAAAAATTCTCGATCCTGCCCGCCGAACTCACCCTCGAATCGGGTGAACTCACGCCGTCGCTCAAAGTGCGCATGCACGTCCTCCAACAGCGCTACGCCCGGGAGATCGCAGCGATGTACGAGGAAACGCCGGAAGTCGCGGCGATTTAA
- a CDS encoding DUF3906 family protein — MYLYKVEAKGKGFPDAHVIVLAEDEEKAFTAADDLLQKSALGFIEVTEIAIVEKKRAEKASGYVLER, encoded by the coding sequence ATGTATCTGTACAAGGTGGAAGCCAAGGGCAAGGGCTTTCCGGATGCTCACGTGATCGTTCTCGCCGAAGACGAGGAGAAAGCGTTCACAGCGGCAGACGACCTGTTGCAAAAAAGCGCACTCGGTTTCATCGAAGTGACCGAGATTGCGATTGTTGAGAAAAAACGAGCCGAGAAAGCCAGCGGTTACGTTCTGGAACGTTAA
- the galE gene encoding UDP-glucose 4-epimerase GalE has product MTAILVTGGAGYIGSHTVRHLMEQGHEVVVLDNLQTGHRGAVLTPHFYEGDISDAALITEIVKKHRITAAVHFAALSLVGESMKFPTKYLEANTVKSQLFVHALVDNGVKQLVFSSTAAVYGLPTQVPIPEDSPTHPINPYGLSKLFIEQYLQMMDTLHGLKWVALRYFNAAGASEDARIGEAHDPETHLIPLVLQTALGQRESLSIFGNDYNTPDGTCVRDYIHVRDLADAHARALQALENGKPSGSYNVGTGQGYSVLEIVEAARRITGREIPTILAPRREGDPDVLVAQVDKIAADLGFTAKHSDLETLITSAWNWHSQLSC; this is encoded by the coding sequence ATGACGGCCATTCTCGTGACAGGCGGTGCTGGCTACATCGGAAGCCACACCGTCCGCCATCTTATGGAACAGGGGCACGAAGTTGTCGTGCTCGACAATTTGCAGACGGGGCACCGTGGCGCGGTGCTTACGCCGCATTTTTATGAAGGAGACATCTCCGACGCAGCTCTGATCACCGAGATTGTAAAAAAACACCGCATCACGGCGGCGGTGCATTTCGCCGCCCTGTCGCTCGTCGGCGAGTCGATGAAGTTTCCCACAAAGTACCTCGAAGCCAACACCGTCAAGTCCCAGCTCTTCGTGCATGCGCTGGTTGACAACGGTGTGAAACAACTCGTGTTCTCCTCGACGGCGGCCGTCTACGGACTTCCGACCCAAGTTCCGATCCCGGAGGACTCTCCGACACATCCGATCAACCCGTACGGTCTCTCGAAATTGTTCATTGAACAATATTTGCAGATGATGGACACGCTGCACGGCCTCAAGTGGGTCGCCCTGCGGTATTTCAATGCAGCCGGTGCTTCCGAAGACGCACGAATCGGCGAAGCGCACGATCCGGAGACGCACTTGATTCCGCTGGTCTTGCAGACGGCGCTCGGACAGCGTGAGTCTCTTTCGATCTTTGGCAACGACTACAACACGCCGGACGGCACCTGCGTCCGCGATTACATCCATGTACGAGACTTGGCAGACGCGCATGCCCGCGCCCTGCAAGCGTTGGAGAACGGCAAGCCGAGCGGCTCCTACAACGTCGGAACCGGACAGGGCTACTCCGTGCTTGAAATCGTAGAAGCGGCCCGCCGAATCACAGGGCGTGAAATTCCGACGATTTTGGCACCGCGCCGTGAGGGCGACCCGGACGTACTGGTCGCACAAGTGGACAAGATCGCCGCAGACCTCGGCTTCACCGCCAAGCACAGCGATCTCGAAACGTTGATCACGTCTGCGTGGAACTGGCACAGCCAACTCTCCTGTTGA
- the plsY gene encoding glycerol-3-phosphate 1-O-acyltransferase PlsY — protein MSIIILILLGYLIGSIPSALIVGKVGFGIDPREHGSGNLGGTNAFRSLGKTAGIIVMSADILKGALAAALPMLSGVGVEYALVAGIPAVIGHCYPIFAGFRGGKAVATSAGVLLFVSPLCVLTALVLFVLTLYLTKYVSLSSIVGVIWVHTYAILWGDKPLTFATFLLVVFIIYLHRQNIERILNGTERKVSWI, from the coding sequence ATGTCAATTATCATCTTGATACTCTTGGGGTACCTCATCGGCTCCATTCCGTCTGCGTTGATCGTGGGCAAGGTCGGATTCGGCATCGACCCTCGCGAACACGGCAGCGGCAACCTCGGTGGCACCAATGCGTTTCGTTCACTGGGCAAGACGGCCGGCATCATCGTTATGTCTGCAGACATTCTCAAAGGCGCTCTGGCTGCCGCACTTCCGATGCTTTCGGGCGTGGGGGTTGAATACGCACTGGTCGCCGGCATCCCGGCTGTGATCGGGCATTGCTATCCGATTTTTGCAGGATTCCGCGGCGGCAAAGCAGTGGCGACATCTGCGGGAGTTTTGCTTTTTGTCTCCCCGCTGTGCGTGTTGACGGCGCTGGTACTTTTCGTCCTCACCTTGTACCTCACGAAGTATGTCTCGCTCTCGTCGATCGTCGGCGTGATCTGGGTTCATACATACGCGATCCTCTGGGGTGACAAACCGCTGACGTTCGCAACGTTCCTGCTGGTCGTGTTCATTATCTACTTGCATCGCCAGAACATCGAGCGCATCTTGAACGGCACCGAGCGCAAAGTTTCGTGGATTTGA
- a CDS encoding spore coat associated protein CotJA has translation MITPRKVWHPYVSPFDPCPPMRCKVYETPQNIYLQVQPPNLQQFDPMTALKAGTLWPVYYNSYDGRPKIEEESKK, from the coding sequence ATGATCACGCCCCGCAAAGTGTGGCATCCCTATGTAAGTCCCTTTGACCCCTGTCCGCCGATGCGTTGCAAAGTCTACGAGACCCCTCAAAACATCTACCTCCAAGTGCAACCGCCGAACCTGCAACAGTTCGATCCGATGACTGCGCTCAAAGCCGGAACGCTCTGGCCCGTCTACTATAATTCCTACGACGGACGACCGAAGATCGAGGAGGAGAGCAAGAAATGA
- the galU gene encoding UTP--glucose-1-phosphate uridylyltransferase GalU codes for MTKIRKAIIPAAGLGTRFLPATKALPKEMMPIVDKPAIQYIVEEAVASGIESILIVTGRNKRAIEDYFDKSGELESFLEEKGKHDLLEIVKSTANLADIHYIRQKEPLGLGHAILCARHFIGDEPFAVLLGDDIIHSEPSALQSMVDLYHRHARPVVAVQEVDWSDVHKYGIVSHTEGLIDQIVEKPAREQAPSNLAVIGRYVLTPDIFPILEHTEPGKGGEIQLTDALNVLNATEKMKAFTVQGKRYDIGDHAGYLEASLEFALRRDDIRPRLQEHILRLAESLTVREGGR; via the coding sequence ATGACCAAAATCCGCAAAGCGATCATCCCGGCCGCCGGGCTTGGCACCCGCTTTCTTCCGGCGACCAAAGCACTTCCCAAAGAAATGATGCCGATCGTCGACAAACCGGCGATTCAATATATCGTAGAAGAAGCAGTTGCATCCGGCATTGAAAGCATTCTCATCGTCACCGGACGCAACAAACGCGCCATCGAAGACTATTTCGACAAGTCAGGCGAACTGGAAAGCTTCTTGGAAGAGAAAGGCAAGCATGACTTGCTCGAAATCGTCAAGTCGACCGCCAACCTCGCCGACATTCATTACATTCGTCAAAAGGAACCGCTCGGACTCGGTCACGCGATTCTCTGCGCCCGCCACTTCATCGGAGACGAGCCGTTCGCCGTCTTGCTCGGGGACGACATCATCCATTCCGAACCGTCGGCCCTGCAATCGATGGTCGATCTCTACCACCGACATGCCCGCCCGGTAGTCGCCGTACAGGAAGTCGATTGGAGCGACGTTCACAAGTACGGAATCGTCTCCCACACGGAAGGCCTCATCGACCAAATCGTCGAGAAACCGGCGCGCGAACAAGCGCCGTCCAACTTGGCGGTCATCGGTCGCTACGTGCTGACGCCGGATATTTTCCCGATTCTCGAACACACCGAACCGGGCAAGGGCGGCGAAATTCAATTGACCGACGCGCTCAACGTCCTGAACGCCACGGAAAAAATGAAAGCCTTCACCGTCCAAGGCAAGCGCTACGACATCGGCGACCACGCGGGCTATCTCGAAGCGTCTCTTGAATTCGCCCTGCGCCGAGACGACATCCGTCCGCGTCTGCAAGAGCACATCTTGCGTCTCGCAGAAAGCCTGACGGTCCGCGAAGGAGGACGATGA
- the greA gene encoding transcription elongation factor GreA: MSDNPTFLTREGLAKLEDELDFLKSSKRKEVAERIKIAVSYGDLSENSEYDAAKDEQAFVESRIVQLEKMMRNIRIIEPGSEDRSSVSIGVTVKLKEVPDGDVETYQIVGTTESDPLDGKISNESPLGSSLIGRQVGDRITVNTPGGQLEFEIIEIA; the protein is encoded by the coding sequence TTGAGCGACAACCCGACTTTTCTGACCCGTGAAGGTCTGGCAAAATTAGAAGATGAGCTCGATTTCCTGAAAAGCTCGAAACGCAAAGAGGTAGCGGAGCGCATCAAGATCGCGGTTTCCTACGGCGACCTGTCCGAGAACTCGGAGTACGACGCAGCGAAAGACGAGCAAGCGTTCGTCGAGTCCCGCATCGTGCAATTGGAAAAAATGATGCGCAACATCCGCATCATCGAGCCGGGCTCCGAAGACCGTTCGTCCGTTTCCATCGGCGTCACCGTGAAGCTGAAGGAAGTTCCGGACGGCGATGTGGAAACGTACCAAATCGTCGGGACCACCGAGTCCGATCCGCTGGACGGCAAGATCTCCAACGAATCTCCGCTCGGCTCTTCGCTGATCGGCCGCCAAGTCGGCGATCGCATTACCGTGAACACCCCCGGTGGGCAATTGGAGTTTGAAATCATCGAGATCGCCTAA
- the pepF gene encoding oligoendopeptidase F — MSTTPMKRRADIDAESQWDLSSMYQSDDQWEADFKKAQALFPKLEAYKGRLGESADTMLQALKLSDELEGVIGNVYTYAHMRSHEDTANSHYQGLADRANSLEANGSAAVSFITPEVLSLSEETIKSFLEQNEGLRLYKVVLDRIMRGKAHVLSEAEEDLLARASEVTDAPSTIFSMLTNADMKWGEVEDSEGNKHEVSEGNYRMLMENKDRVLRERVFKRLFGTYGEFRNTLSASYSSAVKKDVFYAKAHKYNSALEKELAPDNVSVDVYNNLIKAVRDNHDAMHRYMELRKKVLNVPELHYYDLFLPMVESVDMKMPYEKAKSMSLDALEPLGEEYVNTVQKAFSDKWIDIYPNVGKRSGAYSWGTYTSNPYILLNYTDTLDDLFTLVHELGHSLHSYYTHQTQPFVYGNYKIFVAEVASTLNENLLLEKLLEETTDKKERAYLLNHSLEQFRQTMFRQTMFAEFEKFAHEKVEGGEPLTADIMRDYYGQLNADYYGPALVLDDELKNEWSRIPHFYNAFYVYKYATGFAAAMALSKQIRTEGAPAVERYLNFLRGGSSQDPIDLLKGAGVDMSSPKPIVDALSVFRERLEELENLLEK, encoded by the coding sequence ATGAGTACGACACCGATGAAGAGACGAGCAGACATCGATGCAGAGAGCCAATGGGACCTCAGTTCGATGTACCAATCGGATGACCAATGGGAAGCCGATTTCAAAAAAGCACAAGCCTTGTTCCCGAAGCTGGAAGCCTACAAAGGCCGCCTCGGCGAATCGGCTGACACGATGCTTCAAGCGCTGAAACTCAGCGACGAACTTGAAGGCGTCATCGGCAACGTCTACACCTACGCGCATATGCGTTCGCATGAAGACACGGCGAACTCGCACTACCAAGGCCTCGCCGATCGCGCCAACTCGCTGGAGGCGAACGGGTCTGCGGCAGTGTCTTTCATCACGCCGGAAGTCCTCAGCTTGTCTGAAGAGACGATCAAGAGCTTCCTCGAACAAAACGAAGGTCTGCGTCTCTACAAAGTCGTACTCGATCGCATCATGCGCGGCAAAGCGCATGTCTTGAGCGAAGCGGAAGAGGATCTGCTGGCTCGCGCTTCGGAAGTGACGGACGCTCCGAGCACGATCTTCTCGATGCTGACCAACGCCGACATGAAGTGGGGCGAAGTCGAGGACTCCGAAGGCAACAAGCATGAGGTATCGGAAGGCAACTACCGCATGTTGATGGAGAACAAAGACCGCGTGCTTCGTGAGCGTGTATTCAAGCGACTGTTCGGTACATACGGCGAGTTCCGCAACACGCTGAGCGCTTCCTACAGCTCTGCGGTGAAAAAAGACGTGTTCTACGCGAAGGCTCACAAGTACAACTCCGCCTTGGAGAAGGAACTGGCACCCGACAACGTAAGCGTCGATGTCTACAACAACTTGATCAAAGCGGTTCGCGACAACCACGACGCGATGCATCGCTATATGGAACTGCGCAAAAAAGTGCTGAACGTCCCGGAACTGCACTACTACGACCTGTTCTTGCCGATGGTGGAATCGGTCGACATGAAGATGCCGTACGAAAAAGCGAAGAGCATGTCGCTCGACGCGTTGGAACCGCTTGGTGAAGAGTATGTGAACACCGTGCAGAAAGCGTTTTCCGACAAGTGGATCGACATCTACCCGAACGTTGGCAAGCGCAGCGGGGCGTACTCGTGGGGGACGTATACGTCCAACCCGTACATCCTGCTGAACTACACCGATACGCTGGATGACCTGTTCACGCTGGTGCATGAGTTGGGTCACTCTCTGCATTCGTACTACACGCACCAAACCCAGCCGTTCGTGTACGGCAACTACAAGATCTTCGTCGCAGAAGTGGCGTCGACGCTCAACGAGAACCTGCTGCTTGAGAAACTGCTCGAAGAAACGACCGACAAAAAGGAACGGGCGTACCTGCTGAACCACTCCTTGGAGCAGTTCCGTCAAACGATGTTCCGTCAGACGATGTTTGCGGAGTTCGAGAAGTTTGCGCACGAGAAAGTCGAAGGAGGCGAGCCGTTGACCGCCGACATCATGCGCGACTACTACGGCCAGTTGAACGCCGACTACTACGGCCCGGCACTGGTGCTCGACGATGAGTTGAAAAACGAATGGTCGCGCATCCCGCACTTCTACAACGCGTTCTACGTGTACAAGTACGCAACGGGCTTCGCTGCGGCGATGGCGCTGTCCAAGCAGATTCGCACGGAGGGTGCTCCGGCTGTCGAGCGCTACCTGAACTTCTTGCGCGGCGGTTCTTCGCAAGACCCGATCGATCTCTTGAAAGGGGCCGGCGTCGACATGTCTTCGCCGAAACCGATCGTCGACGCGCTGAGCGTGTTCCGCGAGAGATTGGAAGAGTTGGAGAACTTGCTGGAGAAGTAG
- a CDS encoding spore coat protein CotJB produces the protein MSEHNKLPESYYRLLHDLQAVDFVLVELTLYLNTHPDDAAAVEQFNVYAAKKQHLKAQFDAEFGPLQQFGNSPVGVPFTWKEAPWPWQV, from the coding sequence ATGAGTGAGCACAACAAATTGCCCGAGTCCTACTACCGCCTGCTCCACGACCTTCAGGCGGTCGATTTCGTGCTCGTCGAACTCACCCTCTACCTGAACACCCACCCCGACGACGCAGCGGCCGTCGAGCAATTCAACGTCTACGCCGCCAAGAAACAGCACCTCAAAGCCCAGTTCGATGCGGAATTCGGACCTCTCCAACAGTTCGGCAACTCGCCGGTCGGCGTGCCGTTCACTTGGAAAGAAGCTCCGTGGCCGTGGCAAGTCTAG
- a CDS encoding manganese catalase family protein — protein MWIYEKKLQYPVRVSKCDPRMAKFLTEQYGGPDGELSAALRYLNQRYTVPSKVIGVLNDIGTEEFAHLEMIATMIYKLTKDATPEQMVEAGLGDHYVNHDKALYYQNASGVPWTAAYIQAKGDPIADLYEDIAAEEKARATYQWLIDITDDVDIKDSLKFLREREIIHSLRFRECVEILKEEQDRKKIF, from the coding sequence GTGTGGATCTACGAAAAAAAGCTCCAATACCCGGTGCGAGTCTCCAAGTGCGACCCTCGAATGGCGAAATTTCTGACAGAACAATACGGCGGCCCGGACGGCGAACTGTCTGCAGCCCTGCGATACTTAAACCAACGCTACACCGTGCCGAGTAAAGTCATCGGCGTCCTCAACGACATCGGCACGGAAGAATTCGCCCATCTGGAAATGATCGCGACGATGATCTACAAATTGACCAAGGACGCGACGCCGGAACAGATGGTGGAAGCTGGCCTTGGCGATCATTACGTCAACCATGACAAGGCGCTGTACTACCAAAACGCCTCCGGTGTACCCTGGACGGCTGCGTATATCCAAGCGAAGGGCGACCCGATCGCCGACCTCTACGAAGACATCGCCGCCGAGGAAAAAGCCCGCGCCACCTACCAATGGCTGATCGACATCACCGACGACGTGGACATCAAAGACTCGCTGAAATTCCTTCGTGAGCGTGAAATTATTCACTCCCTGCGCTTCCGGGAGTGCGTGGAAATTCTCAAGGAAGAGCAAGACCGCAAGAAAATCTTTTAG
- a CDS encoding MFS transporter, which produces MLSYFQSLLRLPRAVHFYLISEMVFGVAIGMAVIFNFHYLALGFNAQVIGIATACNSIVTALCSYPAGIFTDRFGAKKAMALGVAVATLGYIAIPLASTPLQLYLAQVLLAVGTAFIISCEFPYIMSLCERKEDETTAFNLLIAAFTLTLAVGNILGTHLPSIMPMGSTMYQSTMFLVALLFAIMFVMRLFLPAQSDRIAKEKQAEEKRTSWKVVPSRQVLLYVIYATLAGMTFALIQPLENVIMKERFHLSDDIIGYLVAFNSFLSFLTSLTSPYLMQTAKRRWFLYLGFGGHMLGQLLMGLTVPFYAYAPFLLARGVGSLTVNAFVDASMMKATKLEERGLHSGLRNLFRSFAASGATALSGFIIAGGDYQTPYFLAFLLVAVQMAFFMVSIRHQLREDLQESF; this is translated from the coding sequence ATGCTCTCTTATTTTCAATCCCTGTTGCGTCTGCCACGAGCTGTGCACTTTTATCTGATCTCGGAGATGGTCTTCGGGGTCGCAATCGGCATGGCGGTCATTTTCAATTTTCATTACTTAGCACTGGGCTTTAACGCGCAGGTGATCGGGATCGCGACGGCGTGCAACTCGATTGTGACGGCGTTGTGTTCCTACCCGGCGGGCATCTTCACCGACCGCTTCGGTGCGAAAAAAGCGATGGCGCTCGGCGTCGCCGTCGCCACCCTCGGCTATATCGCCATCCCGCTGGCTTCCACGCCCCTTCAATTGTATCTGGCGCAGGTGTTGCTCGCGGTGGGAACTGCGTTCATTATCTCCTGCGAGTTTCCGTACATCATGAGCCTGTGCGAGCGCAAGGAGGACGAGACGACCGCTTTCAACTTGCTGATCGCCGCGTTCACGTTGACGCTTGCCGTCGGCAACATTCTCGGTACGCATCTGCCGTCGATCATGCCGATGGGCAGCACGATGTACCAGTCCACGATGTTTCTCGTCGCCCTGCTGTTTGCCATCATGTTCGTCATGCGCTTGTTTCTCCCCGCGCAGTCGGATCGCATCGCCAAGGAGAAGCAAGCGGAGGAGAAACGGACTTCGTGGAAAGTCGTTCCCTCCCGCCAAGTTCTGCTCTACGTCATCTATGCGACGCTTGCCGGGATGACGTTCGCGCTGATTCAACCGTTGGAGAACGTCATCATGAAGGAGAGATTTCATCTCTCCGACGACATCATCGGCTATCTGGTTGCGTTCAACTCGTTCCTGAGTTTCCTCACGTCGCTGACATCGCCCTATCTCATGCAGACCGCCAAGCGCAGATGGTTCCTCTATCTCGGGTTCGGCGGGCACATGCTCGGTCAATTGCTGATGGGACTGACCGTTCCATTCTACGCGTATGCGCCGTTCCTGCTCGCGCGCGGGGTCGGTTCGCTCACGGTCAATGCCTTTGTAGATGCGTCGATGATGAAAGCTACGAAACTTGAGGAACGAGGTTTGCACTCCGGCCTGCGCAACCTCTTCCGTTCGTTCGCCGCATCGGGTGCCACCGCACTCTCCGGCTTCATCATCGCCGGCGGGGACTACCAGACGCCGTACTTCCTCGCGTTTTTGCTTGTGGCCGTGCAGATGGCGTTCTTCATGGTCTCGATTCGCCATCAATTGCGCGAAGATTTGCAAGAGAGTTTTTAG
- a CDS encoding C40 family peptidase, which translates to MQKWKKGLFIGLFSSLLWEQQSVQASIGLAAPVAQRPFPPEVGKTVSAAPPVPIWEPPKEPELMESVTNLRVLLEEKRLQAPPPPPPPKLSSRGGLLQAPKPQQTQSTNRSAPESNPAPTILNQGQSGATATQTGKLAAVAVKYQGSPYAFGGTTPGGFDCSGFIQYVFQECGISLPRTTYEQIGAGIQVSRANLQPGDLVFFSCGGQSTSHAGIYLGDGRFIHADQTHGVHIAELSNTYWASAYQTGVRVR; encoded by the coding sequence ATGCAGAAGTGGAAAAAAGGACTGTTCATCGGACTCTTCTCCTCGCTGTTGTGGGAGCAGCAGTCGGTGCAGGCCTCAATTGGTCTCGCGGCTCCCGTTGCCCAGCGACCGTTCCCGCCGGAGGTTGGCAAGACGGTGAGTGCTGCGCCGCCCGTCCCGATTTGGGAGCCGCCGAAGGAACCGGAACTCATGGAGAGCGTGACCAATCTCCGTGTGTTGTTGGAGGAAAAACGGCTGCAGGCTCCGCCGCCGCCCCCTCCTCCGAAACTCAGTTCGCGGGGAGGTTTGCTTCAAGCTCCCAAACCTCAACAAACGCAAAGCACAAATCGCTCGGCTCCTGAGTCGAACCCCGCACCGACGATCCTAAACCAAGGGCAGTCAGGCGCGACGGCGACACAGACGGGCAAACTCGCGGCGGTGGCGGTGAAGTACCAAGGTTCGCCGTACGCCTTCGGCGGCACCACACCGGGCGGATTCGATTGTTCCGGATTCATCCAATATGTCTTCCAAGAGTGCGGCATCTCCCTGCCGCGCACGACCTATGAACAGATCGGCGCCGGAATTCAGGTCTCGCGCGCCAATCTACAGCCCGGTGACCTCGTATTTTTCTCCTGCGGCGGGCAATCGACTTCGCACGCAGGGATCTATCTCGGCGATGGTCGCTTCATTCACGCCGATCAGACTCACGGCGTTCACATCGCGGAGCTTTCCAACACCTACTGGGCTTCTGCGTATCAAACGGGCGTGCGCGTTCGATAA
- a CDS encoding MauE/DoxX family redox-associated membrane protein: MTDNATHRSTANFSPAPSKSRGLWYWFILAVQVVLGGIFLYSAVTKILDVYSFGLVLKSYDLLPEGLIKPLAVTLPLVEFVLGAAMLFKPTAFWAGLGIGLLSLLFTGVMISKWGTIMPYGCGCFGPTEATPVGIVDVGKDVLLVLGAALVVYALKKSTRSQ, from the coding sequence TTGACGGACAACGCGACCCATCGGTCTACAGCGAATTTTTCGCCAGCGCCCAGTAAGTCTCGCGGGCTCTGGTATTGGTTCATCCTCGCCGTTCAAGTGGTGCTCGGGGGGATTTTTCTCTACTCCGCGGTCACGAAGATCTTGGATGTCTACTCGTTTGGCTTGGTTTTGAAGTCCTACGACCTGCTGCCGGAAGGGCTGATCAAACCGTTGGCGGTCACATTGCCGCTCGTGGAGTTCGTCCTCGGCGCGGCGATGCTGTTCAAGCCGACCGCTTTCTGGGCCGGGCTTGGCATCGGCTTGCTTTCGTTGCTGTTCACAGGCGTCATGATCTCGAAATGGGGTACAATTATGCCGTATGGGTGCGGCTGCTTCGGCCCGACCGAAGCCACGCCTGTCGGGATCGTCGACGTCGGCAAGGACGTGCTGCTCGTGTTGGGAGCGGCGCTGGTCGTCTATGCTTTGAAAAAAAGCACTCGTTCGCAATAG